Below is a genomic region from Bordetella pertussis 18323.
CCAGCGTGCCGGTGCCGGCCAGCACCGCGCCGGCGGCCAGGCGGTTGGCCGGGCTGGCGAGCGTGCCGGCAAGAAAGAATGTGCCGGTGCGCAGGTCCACGCTTTCGGTGAACGCGGCGTCCGAGGTCCAGCGCCAGTCGGCGCCGCGCATGGTCAGGGTGCGGAAGTTGGCGAACCGGTTGTCCACCGTGCCGCTGCCCTCCAGATACGCATGGCTGGCCGCCCCGCCGCCGTCGGCCAGGCCGGCGATGGCCGAGCCGGTGCGCAGGATCAGCGTGCCCGTGCCCTGGGGGCCCATGTAGACGGCCGTGTCGCGGCCGGCCCCGCCGTGCCCTTGCAGGTAGCCGGCGTTGATGAAGGTATCGTTGCCGTTCTGCCCGCGCAGCGCATACGAGTGATCGCTGAGGATGCGCCCGCCGGGCAGGTTCTCGACGCGGGCATGAAAGCCGTTGGCGTTGGTGGTGTTCACATGCACGCCGTCGGGGCCGAATATGCCGTTGCTGCTGGCGCCGCGCGCATGGATGGTGCCGCCGTTGACCAGTACGTTGGCCGCGGGGCTGCCGCCTTGCAGATACACGCCCTTGGCGTCGGTGCCGTTGACGGTGATGGCGCCGCTGTTCTGGACGCGGTTGCCCGGGCCGTTGATGGCGATGCCGTGCGCGCTGGCGCCCTGGGTGCGGATGCTGCCGCTGTTGTCGACCAGCGTCCCGGTACTGCCGACGTTGGGCACCGAGATGCCGCGCACGCCGCTGCCCGATGTCGTGATCGATCCGCGGTTGATCAACTGGTTGTTGTCGCCGAAACCCACCATGGCGCCGCGCGAGGCGCCGGCGCCGCCGGCCATCTGGATCGTGCCCTCGTTGACGATACGGCTGCGGTCATCGACCGACAGCGCCCGCGTCGCGTTGGTCGAGAACAGCGCGCCGGGCGCCACCGTGATGGTTACGTTCTGGCTGCCGGCCGCCGCCTCGACCGACTGGTTGACCACGGCGCCGTCGCATTGCACGCTCTGCCCGCTGGCTGGCGCCAGCGTGGGCGCACAGGCCGCGGCCGCGGGCGTCGCGCCCAAGGATTGCAGCAGGCCGGCGGCGGCCAGCATGGCCGGCAACGGGGCAAGTCGTGCTGGGGTACGGCGGCGGGCGCTACGCATCGGGGCTCCAGTTCGCAACATCTTGCATAGTTTGTGCGAGAGTAGCGGCTGGATACGCGAGAGATGTGTGCAATTTGTAAAAATTACGCCATTTTCTGTCGCTTTTGCAAGGGCGCGCGCCCGGCGCCCCGTTGCGTCGATGTCACAAGGCCGGCGTCGGCTCAATCATGCGTTTCGTGCACGGCCGCCTCGCCGCGCTTCCAGTAGCTGGCGGCGCGGATGCGGCTTTTGTCCAGCCCGTGCGTGTCGACCAGCGCCTGCCGCACCGCGCGCGCAACGGCCGCCTCGGCCGCGGCCCAGGCGTAGCCTTCGCCCGGCGGCAGGCGCAGCGCGCGCACGGCCTCGGGCAGACGGCTGCCGGCCGGCTCGCGCAGCAGCCATTGCACGCTGGCCTGCGCGCGGGTCGACAGCGCCAGCCGGGCCGCGGGGTCGGCGACCTCGATCAGGGCGATGACGGGCTTGCCGGGCGGCAATTCCTCGAGGCGGCGCGCGATCGCCGGCAAGGCGCTTTCGTCGCCCACCAGCAAATGCCAGTCGTATTCGAGCGGCACCACGAACGAGCCGCGCGGCCCGGGCCGCCCAGCTGGCGGCCGGCCCTTCGCCATGCAGCACGAACTCCAGGTCGAGCTCGCCGGCGCGCGCGTCGTGGCGGCGCGGCGTGTAATCGCGCATGGGCGGGCGGGGTTCGCCCTCGGCGAACACCAGGCCGTCCGGCCCCAGTTCGGGCAGGACCGGCCGCGCCGCGCCAGGCGGCGGGAAGAACACCTTGACGTGGTCGTCGAACGATGCCGAGACGAAGTCGCGCAGAGCGTCGCCGGCCAGGGTGATGCGCGCCAGATGCGGCGTGGGCCGCGTCACGCGCTTGACTTCGAGCAGGCGCATTTTCAGCGGATGGCGTACCCGCTGCACGTTCAGTTCGGTTGGGGGCATTACAGGTTTTCCAGGGAAATTTGTGTCAGGACGACAGGTCGTCCAGTTCGGCGGCCGCGCGCGCCAGGATGGCGGCCAATTGCCGCTGCCGCGCGGGCGTGGCGTCGGCGTGGCGCGCCAGCGCCTGTTTCAGCGCCATGCGCGCCTGCACGTACTCGGGCAGCCAGCCGGTGGCCAGGTCCTCGCCTTCGGAGCCGGTTTCGATGGGCTGCCCGGCCCAGGCGCGCCGCATCCACTCCATCTTGCGCCCGACATGGGCCAGTTGCGCCATCAGCAGCGTGACGCGCTCGCGGTTGGCCTGCAGATGCGCGCGGCCCGGTTCGGCCAGGTGGTAGTGCTTGCGCGCGCCGTCCTGGCTGACCGTGGCGTGGCCGGCCTCTTCCAGCCAGGTCAGGGTCGGATAGACCATGCCCGGGCTGGGCGTATAGAAGCCGCGGCTGCGCGCGCCCAGCGCCTTGATGAGCTCGTAGCCATGGCTGGGGCCTTCGTCGAGCAGCGCCAGGATCATCAACTGCAGGTCGTCGGCCGAAAACTTGCGGCCGCGCCGCCAGTCGGGGCCGTCGCCGCCGGCGCCGTGGCCGCCGCCGTGCCGTCCCCCGGCATGGCCGCCGCCGCGGCCGCCGTGCGCGGACATGGCAAAGACGTGAAATGGATGCATAGGGTCACCTATATCGTAAGATATATGTCTTACGATATATCGACCGCCGCGGAACTGTCAAGCAGCGTGTAGAAAGCGCCGCCCCGGCAAGCCGCACGCAGGCGCCGTCAGGAGAGCAGGAAGCGAACCGAGGCCGCCAGGCGCGTCGGGCGGCGGCAGGTCGATATCGGGATCGTCGGTATCCGGGTCGACCGGCAGGTCCCCGGGCGGCGAATCGGGCGGGATGGGATCGGGTTTGGGGGGTACGTGACAGCGCAGCGTGGCGGACATCGTCGTCTCCTTGGGGCGGGCGCGAACCATCGGGAACCAGCGTAGCGCAAGCGTCGTGCCCGCGCCATCGTGTGGCGGGCACGCGGTTTGCTGGGCTGCGGCATCTCGCCGTCCGGAGTGCTCATGCCGCCAGAACCGATCCGGCTCAGGATCCTGACCGTCAATGCACACAAAGGCTTCACCAGCTTCAACCGCCGTTTCATCCTGCACGAACTGCGCGAGGCCCTGCGCGAGGCACGGCCGGATCTCGTGTTCCTGCAGGAAGTGCTGGGCGAACACCAGCGGCACGCGGCGCGCCACGCGCGCTGGCCGGCGGTCTCGCAATACGAGTTCCTGGCCGACACCCTGTGGAGCGCCTATGCCTATGGCCGCAACGCCGTCTACCCCGATGGCCACCATGGCAACGCCGTATTGTCCAAGTATCCGATCGTCTCGCACCGCAACGAGGACCTGAGCGTGGGCGCGGCGCACGAGCCGCGCGGCATGCTGCACTGCGTGCTGGACGTGCGCGACGCGCCCGCGCCCCTGCATGCGCTGTGCGTGCACCTGGGCCTGCGCGAGGCGCATCGCCAGGAGCAGCTGCGGCGCCTGTGCCAGTACCTGCGCCAGCACGTGCCGGCGCAGGCCGCGGCCCTGCTGGCGGGGGACTTCAACGACTGGCGCCAGCGGGCCGACGCAACGCTGGCGCGCTGCGGGCTGGCCGACGTCCACCGGCTGGCGCTGGGGCACGCGGCGCGTACCTTTCCGGCCGCCTGCCCGCTGCTGCGGCTGGACCGCATCTACGTGCGCAACGTCGCCGGATCCGAGCCGCGCCGCCTGAGCCGGCGTCCATGGTCGCGGCTGTCCGACCATGTGCCGCTGGCCGCCGAGGTGACGTTGTGAGCACGCCCTGGCGCGACGGCAACCGCTTCGCCATTCTCGAGAATGGCGCCAGCTATTTCCCGCGGGTCTACACAGCCATCGGCAAGGCCCGCGAGGAAATCCTCATCGAGACCTTCATCCTGTTCGACGACGCGGTCGGGCGCGAACTGCGCGAGGCGCTGATGGCGGCGGCGCGGCGCGGCGTGCGCATCGACGTCACGGTCGACGGCTATGGCTCGGACAGCCTGCCGCCGGACTTCATCGCCGGCCTGGTCGAACTGGGCGTGGGGTTCCATGTATTCGATCCGCGCCCGCGCCTGCTGGGCATGCGCACCAATCTGTTTCGCCGCCTGCACCGCAAGATCGTCGCCATCGATGGCACGCTGGCCTACGTCGGCGGCCTGAATTTCTCGGCCGATCATCTCGACGACTACGGCCCCCAGTCCAAGCAGGACTACGCCATCGAAATCGCCGGCCCGCTGGCGGCCGACATCCGCGATTTCGCGCGCGCCGCGCTGGCCGCCGTGCCGCGGCGGCGCTGGCGCCGCGCGCGGCCGGCCGCGCCGCCGCAGGCCGCCGGCCCGGCGCGCGCGCGCCTGGTGGTGCGCGACAACGACCAGCACACCAACGATATCGAGCAAAGCTACCGCGTGGCGATTCGGGCCGCGCGCCGCGACATCGTGATCGCCAACGCGTATTTCTTTCCCGGCTACCGCTTGCTGCGCGACCTGCGCGCGGCGGCCGCGCGCGGGGTGCGCGTGCGCCTGATCCTGCAGGGCGAGCCCGACATGCCCATCGCGCAGCTGGGCGCGCGCCTGCTGTACGACGCCCTGGCCGAGGCCGGCGTGGAAATCCTCGAATACTGCGAGCGTCCGTTGCACGGCAAGGTCGCCAGCATCGACGACGAGTGGGCCACGGTCGGGTCGAGCAACCTCGATCCGTTCAGCCTGGCGCTGAACCTGGAGGCCAATGTCGAGGTGCGCGACAGCGCCTTCGCCAGCGGCCTGCGAGAGCGGCTGGAACGGTTGGCGATCGACCATTGCCGCCCGGCGCCGCAAAGCGATGGCGCAGGGCGCCAGCTGCGGCGGCTGTTCGCCGGCGCGCTGGTCTACCACTTCCTGCGGCGCTTTCCCGCCTGGGCCGGCAGCCTGCCCGCCCACAAGCCCCGCATCCAGACCCTGCGGCCCGATGGCCAGGGCCAACCGGACGAGGCGACATGAGGCACGCGCACCATCATGGACACCGCCGGCGCCGCCTGGGCGCCTGGCTGGCCGGCATCGTCGGCCTGGCCGTCGTCGGGGTATTGCTGTACCAGGCGCGCCGCATCGACTGGCACGCGGTGGCGCGCGCCGCCCACGATATCCCCGGCCCGGCCGTGGCGCTGGCCGCCGCGCTGGCGCTGGCCGGCTACCTGGCCTACGCCGGCTTCGACATCCTGGCGCGCCGCTATGCCGGCCACCGCCTGCCCGCCTGGCAGGTGGCGGCCATCGCCATGACCAGCTATGCGCTCAACCTGAACCTGGGCGTCCTGCTGGGTGGGGTCGCCGTGCGCCTGCGGCTGTACGGGCGCCACGGCTTGCGCACCGCCTGCGGACTGCGCGTGGTGGCGTTCGCCACCGCCACCAACTGGGTGGGCTACGCCTGGCTGGCCGGCGCCCTTCTACTGGCCGGCCAGATGCCCACGCCCGCCGGCTGGCACCTGGGCGCCGGCCTGCTGCGCACCGTGGGCGCGGCGCTGCTGGCCGGCGCGCTGGCCTACCTGTACCTGTGCCGGTACGCGCGGCGGCGCGCCTATACCTTGCGCGGCCACCGCTGGGTGCTGCCCGACCTGCCGACCGCGCTGCGGCAGATGGGCCTGGCCGGCGTGTCGTGGGCCATCATGGGCGGCATCATCTACGTCCTGCTGCAGGGCCGCGCGCCGTATCCGGAAGTCCTGGCCATCCTGTTGTTCAGCAGCATCGCCGCGCTGCTGGCCCACATTCCGGGCGGGCTGGGCGTGATCGAGGCCCTGTTCGCCGCCGCGTTGGCCACCCGCATGCCGGCCAGCGAAAGCCTGGGCGCGGTGCTGATGTACCGCTTGCTGTATGCGTGGATACCGCTGTGCGTGGCGCTGCCGGCCTACCTGGGCGCCGAATGGCGC
It encodes:
- a CDS encoding PadR family transcriptional regulator, with amino-acid sequence MHPFHVFAMSAHGGRGGGHAGGRHGGGHGAGGDGPDWRRGRKFSADDLQLMILALLDEGPSHGYELIKALGARSRGFYTPSPGMVYPTLTWLEEAGHATVSQDGARKHYHLAEPGRAHLQANRERVTLLMAQLAHVGRKMEWMRRAWAGQPIETGSEGEDLATGWLPEYVQARMALKQALARHADATPARQRQLAAILARAAAELDDLSS
- a CDS encoding endonuclease/exonuclease/phosphatase family protein is translated as MPPEPIRLRILTVNAHKGFTSFNRRFILHELREALREARPDLVFLQEVLGEHQRHAARHARWPAVSQYEFLADTLWSAYAYGRNAVYPDGHHGNAVLSKYPIVSHRNEDLSVGAAHEPRGMLHCVLDVRDAPAPLHALCVHLGLREAHRQEQLRRLCQYLRQHVPAQAAALLAGDFNDWRQRADATLARCGLADVHRLALGHAARTFPAACPLLRLDRIYVRNVAGSEPRRLSRRPWSRLSDHVPLAAEVTL
- the clsB gene encoding cardiolipin synthase ClsB; translated protein: MSTPWRDGNRFAILENGASYFPRVYTAIGKAREEILIETFILFDDAVGRELREALMAAARRGVRIDVTVDGYGSDSLPPDFIAGLVELGVGFHVFDPRPRLLGMRTNLFRRLHRKIVAIDGTLAYVGGLNFSADHLDDYGPQSKQDYAIEIAGPLAADIRDFARAALAAVPRRRWRRARPAAPPQAAGPARARLVVRDNDQHTNDIEQSYRVAIRAARRDIVIANAYFFPGYRLLRDLRAAAARGVRVRLILQGEPDMPIAQLGARLLYDALAEAGVEILEYCERPLHGKVASIDDEWATVGSSNLDPFSLALNLEANVEVRDSAFASGLRERLERLAIDHCRPAPQSDGAGRQLRRLFAGALVYHFLRRFPAWAGSLPAHKPRIQTLRPDGQGQPDEAT
- a CDS encoding lysylphosphatidylglycerol synthase domain-containing protein — encoded protein: MRHAHHHGHRRRRLGAWLAGIVGLAVVGVLLYQARRIDWHAVARAAHDIPGPAVALAAALALAGYLAYAGFDILARRYAGHRLPAWQVAAIAMTSYALNLNLGVLLGGVAVRLRLYGRHGLRTACGLRVVAFATATNWVGYAWLAGALLLAGQMPTPAGWHLGAGLLRTVGAALLAGALAYLYLCRYARRRAYTLRGHRWVLPDLPTALRQMGLAGVSWAIMGGIIYVLLQGRAPYPEVLAILLFSSIAALLAHIPGGLGVIEALFAAALATRMPASESLGAVLMYRLLYAWIPLCVALPAYLGAEWRHRRAAAG